In Aedes albopictus strain Foshan chromosome 3, AalbF5, whole genome shotgun sequence, the genomic window GCTGTGCAGACGTTCTTGCTCAACCTGTTTGCCGATTGTTCAATCTGTCGCTGTCGGAAGCTCCAGATTTGTGGAAGGAGTCCGCCGTTACGCCAATTCACAAAGCAGGCAATatcaacaatgttgaaaactaccGGCCAATTTCGATTCTTTGCTGCCTTGCTAAGACACTAGAACTATTGGTTCATGAAAAACTGTACCTCGCTGCCATGCCCATAATCTCGCAATACCAGCATGGTTTCGTGAAGCACCGCTCCACTACAACCAACCTGATGGCGTACACTAGTTTACTTAACTCTAGCTTGGAAAAGCGCTTGCAAGTAGACAGTGTGTATGTGGACTTTTCCAAAGCGTTCGATCAAGTCCCGCATGACCTAACTCTAAGGAAGCTCGATAGATTAGGATTTCCTGATTGGCTTATAAGAGAAGGTCATCTtccgagtcagaaattgataaatattccatgctgttggtcgcgacacctagcggttgaagccacactttttacacggaaaatttcaaccgtgttgacacgaataagcaaagtatttcggaggcaggtacaccaactcaaaaactgattcgcaaaaaaatatgtttaactagaatgtatttcggggacacagtcaaagttgcttatctcttaaaCCGTTAATAGGGTGCGCAATACAATAGTGATGGGGATATGTATAAAATCGTTATGATAATTAAGAAAAAATTGCAAAATACCATTatgatgctttataacagcctgcaattgcaaaaaacatctttggtacgtgTACCATATTATTGCAGTAGTCAGACGCGCCAACTAGAACGTCTATCTGCGGCcaaattggggggggggggcaaagcctggtttttctgatttttttatgagaaaatcgaaaaatcgtcaaataaggGGGGCGGGGGCAAAACGATTCTTGCCCCACACCACCCCACCCCCTCTTAGTTGGCGCCTAAGGCAATAGCGGGtgaaacaacaattgatatgctctcaatgaaacaaaatttcgaagaataagataatttatcatcgatatgacgtcatctgttAATTAATTTTGATTACACCTGAAATAATCAATATACTTTGATCCATGCAGTcgttttgacgtttatacacgatggaaacgaaatgggaagaaacaaaataaatcgagtccATTTTTCACGCCttaaatttatcacttttcgtatgttcggtttgttctgagatgcccttctcttctctgcttaTAACCTGGTTACGTTCCTACCTACGTGATAGATCCGCATATGTTAAACTGAAATCCGTAGCATCATCTCGTTTTCCGACACCTTTAGGCGTCCCCCAAGGAAGCCATCTAGGACCACTGATATTCGTGTTATTCGTTAATGATCTGAGCTAccgaataaactcacatcacctcATGTACGCCGACGATCTTAAGATATACCGGATCATTAGCTCACTGGTAGATTGTGCAGCCTTGCAACAAGATGTCAACGCTGTGGCTGCTTGGTGTGCTTCAAATGGAATGgaactgaacgcgatcaattgtaAGCTAATTAGTTTCAGCAAGTCGCAAACGCTGTTGACTTTTGATTACAGAGCAAATGGGATAGCGCTGGAACGAGTGAGTTCCATCAAGGATCTTGGAGTAACTATGGACAGCAAGTTAAGCTTTAACAACCACGTGACCTCGACAACCGCTAAGGCTTTTGCTGTGCTTGGGTTCATCCGACGGAATGCGTCTGAGTTCCGTGATGCGTACGCCTTAAAAAGTGTTTACTGTTCACTCGTCCGAAGTATTCTCGAGTATGCGGTTCAAATCTGGGCTCCATATAAGGAAACCCAAATCGGACGTATAGAAAGGGTCCAACGGTGCTTCGTTCGCTATGCTCTACGGAGACTGCCGTGGCCTGACCCACTGCAGCTGCCACCGTATAACGACCGATGTCAACTTATAAGACAGGAACCATTGCGCAAGCGCCGCTTGTATCTACAAAGAATATTTGCGTACGATGTGCTTAGCAACAGGATTGACTGCCCAGCTAGCGCGTTTCCTTGTACCTGCACGCTGAACACGCCAGCGAACCTCATTCATGATTGCTCGGTATCATACAGTTTACGGCCAAAACAATCCGTTAGTGCGATGTTTCAATACACTTAATGATGTTGATTGTTTTGACTTTAATATAAGTAGAACTCGTTTTAAGAACATTGTTGTTTCGTCAGCGGAATGAGAGTGCGTTTTCCAAGATCTCCAATAACCTTTATTGAGGGTATTCTAATATCCTAAAAATCATGTCATAATTTACGTATTATGCTTATAGCCAAACTATCTCAACAGAGACTTACGTTTTAGTCACACCTCATCCGCTCAAGATCCAATTATTTCGAGAatcttattcctcaatattctctATAGATACGGCTGCCGGGTCTAAAGTAAGAGCTCTATAGAGTAACTACTTGACTATATAAATTCACTTTTACCTGTAGTTCCAAATAATAATTGTACGAAGTAGGGTTATCTATCGGCGTAGGATAAACTGCATGAAATCTAGTAATAAGTATACTAATTAGGAACAAATTTAGTTTTAAGTTACTTCACATGATCCTTACTTGCTTTTAGCGATAAATATAATAATTTGCATGTCAATTTACCACTAATAATTTAGGATTAAATATCTCAACTTTGCTGCATGAGCATGTAATTCAGTTACGTAACAATGACTTTTGATTTCCGTTCCTTTATCTATTTATCATCTCCCTTATCAACCTTATCGCTGTCATCCATCACTCATCTCACTTTCATGGGCGCACGCTGGGTTCTCGTTAGGGGGTACGGTTAGAAGATATTGGAGAGCGATGCGGCACAGTGGGTCGCAACAGTCCCCCCCAGTATGCCAACTCCAAGTGGCTTACTCCGCTACGCTCTTCACGTCGAGAACCGCTAACTTAACGGCTGGTCTTTCGTAGATCCCCTTCGCCGTCTGAACCGTGGCTCTCCGCACTTGTCCGTTCCGGTTGACTGTCCCGATTACGCGGCCCTTCGGCCACCAGTTCCTTGGGTGTTCTGGATCTGTAATTACCACTATGTCCCCGACTTCAATCGCCTTCACCTTCTGATACCATTTAGTGCGTCTAGTGATTTCAGGAAGGTACTCCTGTAGCCATCGTTGCCAGAAGCGATTAGCCATTACCTGAGAAAGCTCATGACCGTGCCGCCTAACCTCTGCGCTATCGCTGCACAATGTCAACGGTTTTGACCCATCCGATGATCCGAGTAAAAAATGATTTGGCGTAAGGGCCGGCGCAGATTCGTCGTCCACTGGAATGTCTGTCAGCGGCCGAGCATTCAGCACTCCCTCGACTTCGATGAGCGCGTTGCGTAGTTCTTCATCACTGGGACGCCTGCTTCCAACGATCTCTCCTAAATTCTTCTTCACACTTTGGATCAATCGTTCCCAGCTACCACCCATGTGCGGTGAAGCAGGGGGGTTGAAACACCAAGACGTCTGTGGGCTGGTGAACTCTTGCGTGATCGTCTCCTGATCTACGGACTGAAGTGCTTCTCGCAACTCTCTATCCGCTCCAATAAAGTTTGTACCCCTATCGCTATAGAACGATACCGGAGTCCCTCGTCGAACAATGAAATTCCGGAGTGCCATGATGCACGAACTAGTGCTCAAGGAGTGGGCGACCTCCAAATGGACAGCCCGGACAGTAAGACAGGTTAACAAGACCCCCCACCTCTTCTCGACCCTTCTTCCCAAAATGACCTCAATCGGACCGAAGTAGTCTACTCCAACGTGAGAGAAAGGACGAGTATAGGCAGCCAATCTACCCAGCGGGAGATCTGCCATTTCCGGTGGTTTTGGAACTGCGTCTCGGTTTTTGCATCGCTGACAGCCGCTTCTAATTTTCTTGAGGGCTACTCGCAAACGAGAGATGCAAAAGCGCTGTCGAACCTCGTTCAGGACGGTTTTTTGGTTTCTGTGATGGAATTTTTCGTGATAGTGTATGAGAACCAATCGTGTAACAGGATGGTCTCGTGGCAAGATAACGGGATTCTTAGCATCTTCCAGTAGAAATTCGCAAGCGTCGACTCGTCCTTTCATCCTCAGAACGCCCATTACATCCAGGAATGGACTAAGCTTGTAGAGGACACTACTCTTCGGGATTTGACGAGCCAGTTGATTTTGGTTTCGGCTTAACTTCAGGAGCTCCATTTCATCTGGATAGATGTCATACTGCGCTGTTAGTATCTGGTGAGTTTCCGCTTGCTGTAACTCTTCACTGGACAACGGTCCTGTAACGATAGTAGTCTTCCTTACACGACGTCGGCAGTTGGATACAAAGCGTTTCACGTAACCTGTTACGCGCAAAAGACGGTTCCAGCTTGAAAAGTTTATGGCGGGAATCGGTGGCTCGGATGCGTTGTAATGCAATAGAACGCTGGGTCGGAGTTCCTCGTCTGTGGCGTCACCTTTATGCGCAACTGGGGGCCAGAATTCTTCCGGCTGCCACAGATATTCCGGGCCTTTGAACCATCTGCTAGTTGGGGTCAAATCCGGTTGTCGCTGCCACTTAGTCCCGTCGTCCGCCACGTTAAGTTTGGAAGGAACCCATCTCCATTCATAGTCTTCCGTAGATTCCAAAATCTCGCTGACCCGTACTGCTACGAATGGGCTGTACCTACGATGATCCGACTGCAACCAGCATAGAACATTTCTCGAGTCCGACCAGAAGAAACGTTTGGATATTGGCAATGATAACTCTGGCACCATGCTGTTAGCCAGTCTCGTTCCAATTACTGCTGCTGTGAGCTCCAATCGAGGGATCGAAAGATATTTCAGCGGCGCAACTCGGGTCTTGGCACATACCAAGGTGCATTCTGTTTTTCCTGCTTCTTTGAAGCGCAGATATACAGCGGCAGCCATACCATTCTCGCTAGCATCTACAAACACGTGCAATTGTACGTCCGTATCTTGGCTAGCTGATGTTACTTGACGATAGCAACGCGGTAGACTAACTTCCTCCAGTAATGGAAGAAGTTTTATCCAAGCTATCCACGCCTCGAACTGCTTGTCCTTAATCAGCTGTCCCCACTGAACTCCAGAGCGCCAGACTTCTTGAAGAACGATTTTTAGGAGCATAAGGTAGTTTGATATGAGTCCTAATGGATCGAAAACTGTCATCAGAACACGAAGTACCTCATTCTTTGTTGGTCGACGCGTTCCATTCAGCAGCGCTTCGTCGAAACGTGTCTTAGACATCTTGAAGGTGAAGCAGTCCTTCGCTGTGTCCCACCACATTCCTAACACCTTCTCTGTCCCCATCTCCGCTGCCAAATCCAGGTTCTTCTGCGGAACTCCTCCGTCTTGCAACGCTGCCACAACTCGCTGAGAATTTGATATCCAGTTTCTTATTTGAAACCCTCCTTCCGCGTGAACATACCGTACTGACTTCGCTAGCTCGATGGCAGCTTCTTCCGTCTCTTCACTTGCCAGCATGTCATCTACATAATGTTTTTTGATAATTGCTTCGACTGCTGCCGGGTGCTGCTCTTGGAACCTTTCCGCGTTTTGGTTCTTCACGAACTGAGCGGTACTTGGAGAACAGCAAGCACCGAAAGTCATAACTTTCATAACGTAAGTGCTTGGCTCCTCGTTAGCGCTGTCCCGCCAGAAAAATCGCTGACAATGTTGGTCCACCGGTCGCATTCGAACTTGGTGGAACATTTCGCGGATATCGCCGCAAATTCCAACTCGATATTTACGAAACTGACACAGTACAGCTGGCAGAGAAGTAAGCTCATCTGGTCCTGTTAGTAGCGCCGAATTCAACGATACACCATGAACAGCCGCTGCTGCGTCCCAGACTATGCGCACCTTTCCGGGCTTGTTTTGGTTGACAACAGGGAAAATTGGCAGATACCACACTCGTTGCTGCTTTCCCTCAAGCTCTTCGGTCGACAGCTTTCGAATGTAATCCTTAGCCAAATAATCGGTGATCTTCTCGCGTAGGACACATGCCAATTTTGGATCCCGTTCCATTCGCTTCTCCAAACAATTGTACCGCTGTAACGCCATCAGCTTGCTATCCGGTAAACGAATCTTCTCATAACGCCATAACAGTCCCGTCTCATATCGGCTTCCATCCAAGCGTGTCAACGACCGCAATAGAGCTTGGGCACGTTCATTCTCACTTGACACGCAGTTCTTCTCCAGCTTTGAGATTCCCAGAGCTTCCaggctgaagaaattcttcacgtCACGATGCAAATCTGCATCAGCGCGCGAGCTGCACTCGCAAATGTGGTAAGCTCGATGCACCACATTGCTTGAGTCGGGGCGGCGGCAGCTACCGTATATCGTCCACCCAAGGAGCGTCTTAACGGCGATTGGTTCTCCTTCCTTGCCCTCACGACTGTTGCGTACGAGTGCCACTCTGGCATGTTTCACCCCTATCAGAATTCGTGGACGAGCGTTCTTATAGGAAGCGACCGGAAGGTCACGAAGATACGGGAAGTTTTCCCTCAGGATATCCACGTCGAGAGACTGGGCCGGCAACTGCAAATCTCCAACTGTGCGTACGTCATTTAGCGTATACTTTCTACCGGTTTGCCCGCTTAGGACAACATCAACGCTCAGAGATTCCGCTTCGAAACGATGAGTTCCACCGGTCCACTTCAGGCAGAGTGGTGCAGATTTACCAGCTACTTCCAAATCCTCTGCTAATCCTTGGTCCATCAACGTTAACTCCGAACCATCGTCCAGAAATGCATAGCATTCGATCTGTTTCTTGGCCCCGAACAACGTAACCGGTAGATAGCGGAACATTCTTACTCCGGAGCTCGACAGATGAGTGTTTACATTTGTTTCTTCTTGCGTTGGCCGACTCGTATTGTTGCTGGGCCCTGTAGCGGTGAGGTCCTTATGGAGCAGTTCATGGTGTTTGAAGGTGCAATTATTCTTCCCACAAGGCTTAGCGTCGCACTTTCCACCATGTTGTCTGAGGCACCTGCGGCACATTCGAAGTTCACGTACAGTCGCCCATCTCGCTTCATACGATAATTCCAAAAATCTTGGACACTTTCCAGCGTTCTTGCAACCTCCCTTACAGACTGCACAACATTTGGTAGCGCCGGCCTCGCTATACTTTCTTTCCGGCTGGCTGTTTCGACTCTGGAACTCCGATGGCTTCTGTTTTGAAACTTCTGAAGACGAATAGTTGGAATGAGTATTCAAAAACGCCTTGCTTTTCGGCTTGCTGTGAAGTTCCTGGTTCTTCTCCGTCGGTTGGGTTCCGCAAACCAAGCAGGCATCCTCGGCTACAGAATAGATCCATTTGCTGTAGGTGAACAAGTTGACCTTCTTCAACGTCCTCTGATGCCTCGCCCAATCGAGTTTGAGAGAAGGTGGCAGCTTTCCGACGAGCTCGTTCAGCAGAGTCACGTCCCGCTTGTACTCCTTCCTTCCGCAGGCGTCGATTGTGCTGCACAAATTCTGCACCGCCAACGCATGTTCGATCAGTTTGTCCATCGCGTCGGCCTTGATAGACGGCATTCCAAGAACCTTCGCTCTCAATGTGTTGATGATAGCTTGAGGCTGTCCAAAACGTAGCTTCAGCGCACTAATTGCCTTCGGAACCGTGGAGGGAAGCATGAGGAAACTGCGGACAGTGTTGAGAGCATCGTCTTTCAAGCAATTCCGCAACCGGATCATGTTCTCCTCATCCCTATAGCCGCACATTCTCGTTGTACTCTCGTATGTTGACAAGAACATCGGCCACTCCTCAGGATTTCCGCTGAATCTGGGCAGATCTCGTGAAACGACTTGCCGGGCAGCTATCTGTTCCGGTGTGAGTCCCGCACGCTCTGCTGATGATCTATCACGAATCTCCGATGTTGGTTTGGGTCGTTTCGAACTTTTAGGAGTTGACTGCTTATTTGGCTTGAACCGTTCTGTGCTGTCCTCGTTTTCATCCTCCGACGACTCTGTGGACGAATCTGCTTCGCTGGTTTCTTCATCGCTGCTCGTTTCCTCGCTGCTTGACGACCCTGCACTGCTGGATCGCGAGCTTTCGTCCGTCCTTTGGTCCTTCAACCATGACGATACCTTCTCCGCTGGGTCTTGCTGATCACCGGCAACACTAGAACGAACACTTCGGCGCGACTCAGCTTCGGCAATTTCCTCAAGCAAACTGAACTtcttctgcagcaattcccgCTTCCGCTTCATTTCCTCTTCCATTAGAGTCTCTTCCGCTTCCAGTTTCTTCAACTGCACTTCCAGCACCATTCGCTCCGACCTTCGCGACGAAGTTGATTTCACTGATTTCGCATCCTTTCTTCCGTTCGCCGTCGTCTCCTTCTTCGATCTTGAAACGACCTCCAGCTTTTGGCTAGTTTGCATCGCTCCAACATCTTGCTCACCCGCCTGACTTCGCTGTTTGACACCCGTAGTCACCTCGTCCGTCTTCTTCGCCTTCTTCTTGTCCCCGGAACGCCTAGCCGCCGCTTTGTACGACTTCTTCTCCTTCGCCTTCGTGCTGACTTTCTTGGCCTTCTTCGTCTTCAGAGATTCCAATTTCGAGCTCGATTTCTTCTGGTTCGCCGCCGCGGTTACGCATTTACAGCAATTCCAGCTATTCTGTTCGACCTCCTGGGTCACTCCTACACACACGAAATGATGCCAATCGTCACACGAATCACACTGGACCATAAGGCTGTTATCGGCCTTGTAGCAGGTCCGACAACTATTCGGTTCGTACGCGATTACGGTCTTTGGGTCATGCTTATCGAGGGGAGGTTTGCTATACGAGGAAGATGGGTTAGGTGGGGGGATTTCGGTATCTTTCGGGAGTTGATCTCCGGATTTTCCATCACAGTTGTCACCTGTCTTACCTGCTGTTTTTCCGTTTACCTCGGACATCCCTCTGCAGTGACGATTGCAGTGCTCTTCGTAATGATACCCGCACCGGGATGCCGAATACGTACACAGCCGTGGCAGCAGCTATCAACAATTAAACGACCTCGCAGGCACCGCCAACCGCCGTAAAACGATATTAGAAATTGTTGTTTCGTCAGCGGAATGAGAGTGCGTTTTCCAAGATCTCCAATAACCTTTATTGAGGGTATTCTAATATCCTAAAAATCATGTCATTATTTACGTATTATGCTTATAGCCAAACTATCTCAACAGAGACTTACGTTTTAGTCACACCTCATCCGCTCAAGATCCAATTATTTCGAGAatcttattcctcaatattctctATAGATACGGCTGCCGGGTCTAAAGTAAGAGCTCTATAGAGTAACTACTTGACTATATAAATTCACTTTTACCTGTAGTTCCAAATAATAATTGTACGAAGTAGGGTTATCTATCGGCGTAGGATAAACTGCATGAAATCTAGTAATAAGTATACTAATTAGGAACAAATTTAGTTTTAAGTTACTTCACATGATCCTTACTTGCTTTTAGCGATAAATATAATAATTTGCATGTCAATTTACCACTAATAATTTAGGATTAAATATCTCAACTTTGCTGCATGAGCATGTAATTCAGTTACGTAACAATGACTTTTGATTTCCGTTCCTTTATCTATTTATCATCTCCCTTATCAACCTTATCGCTGTCATCCATCACTCATCTCACTTTCATGGGCGCACGCTGGGTTCTCGTTAGGGGGTACGGTTAGAAGATATTGGAGAGCGATGCGGCACAGTGGGTCGCAACAAACATTATTAGGAATAGTATATAATTAAGCATTAAATCAGTCTGTACAGCCCAGCTGAAGAcggtgaaaataaataaataaataaataaataaattaaatatagcctaaaatgtgcagaaaaaactttgtcttagaccgcaaagtgatctgtgatagtgtaaaaagttatatctgagCTTGTTAGtctcgtcttgatattgatcagcctccagtactaatgaaggtgctcaagcagtcaactgagaagtctgatattgtTCAGCCCTTCTTATACttaaaacataacgtcggactttgtgctatcaataagttttaagtcaattcaaagatggcattgataaaatgcttgcttt contains:
- the LOC115257043 gene encoding uncharacterized protein LOC115257043, whose translation is MDKLIEHALAVQNLCSTIDACGRKEYKRDVTLLNELVGKLPPSLKLDWARHQRTLKKVNLFTYSKWIYSVAEDACLVCGTQPTEKNQELHSKPKSKAFLNTHSNYSSSEVSKQKPSEFQSRNSQPERKYSEAGATKCCAVCKGGCKNAGKCPRFLELSYEARWATVRELRMCRRCLRQHGGKCDAKPCGKNNCTFKHHELLHKDLTATGPSNNTSRPTQEETNVNTHLSSSGVRMFRYLPVTLFGAKKQIECYAFLDDGSELTLMDQGLAEDLEVAGKSAPLCLKWTGGTHRFEAESLSVDVVLSGQTGRKYTLNDVRTVGDLQLPAQSLDVDILRENFPYLRDLPVASYKNARPRILIGVKHARVALVRNSREGKEGEPIAVKTLLGWTIYGSCRRPDSSNVVHRAYHICECSSRADADLHRDVKNFFSLEALGISKLEKNCVSSENERAQALLRSLTRLDGSRYETGLLWRYEKIRLPDSKLMALQRYNCLEKRMERDPKLACVLREKITDYLAKDYIRKLSTEELEGKQQRVWYLPIFPVVNQNKPGKVRIVWDAAAAVHGVSLNSALLTGPDELTSLPAVLCQFRKYRVGICGDIREMFHQVRMRPVDQHCQRFFWRDSANEEPSTYVMKVMTFGACCSPSTAQFVKNQNAERFQEQHPAAVEAIIKKHYVDDMLASEETEEAAIELAKSVRYVHAEGGFQIRNWISNSQRVVAALQDGGVPQKNLDLAAEMGTEKVLGMWWDTAKDCFTFKMSKTRFDEALLNGTRRPTKNEVLRVLMTVFDPLGLISNYLMLLKIVLQEVWRSGVQWGQLIKDKQFEAWIAWIKLLPLLEEVSLPRCYRQVTSASQDTDVQLHVFVDASENGMAAAVYLRFKEAGKTECTLVCAKTRVAPLKYLSIPRLELTAAVIGTRLANSMVPELSLPISKRFFWSDSRNVLCWLQSDHRRYSPFVAVRVSEILESTEDYEWRWVPSKLNVADDGTKWQRQPDLTPTSRWFKGPEYLWQPEEFWPPVAHKGDATDEELRPSVLLHYNASEPPIPAINFSSWNRLLRVTGYVKRFVSNCRRRVRKTTIVTGPLSSEELQQAETHQILTAQYDIYPDEMELLKLSRNQNQLARQIPKSSVLYKLSPFLDVMGVLRMKGRVDACEFLLEDAKNPVILPRDHPVTRLVLIHYHEKFHHRNQKTVLNEVRQRFCISRLRVALKKIRSGCQRCKNRDAVPKPPEMADLPLGRLAAYTRPFSHVGVDYFGPIEVILGRRVEKRWGVLLTCLTVRAVHLEVAHSLSTSSCIMALRNFIVRRGTPVSFYSDRGTNFIGADRELREALQSVDQETITQEFTSPQTSWCFNPPASPHMGGSWERLIQSVKKNLGEIVGSRRPSDEELRNALIEVEGVLNARPLTDIPVDDESAPALTPNHFLLGSSDGSKPLTLCSDSAEVRRHGHELSQVMANRFWQRWLQEYLPEITRRTKWYQKVKAIEVGDIVVITDPEHPRNWWPKGRVIGTVNRNGQVRRATVQTAKGIYERPAVKLAVLDVKSVAE